A DNA window from Nitrospira sp. contains the following coding sequences:
- a CDS encoding hypothetical protein (Evidence 5 : Unknown function; MaGe:77310429), producing MICFSSQAESVRVHCKPMPPFSNGSARFPPRSWPPPVCTDALLLGAAGFLEGKRATTHATALNELTPYCATVVQDRIVDEGNVVTAGGVASSIDLGLHIVERLAGPEARARIATQMAYPY from the coding sequence ATGATCTGCTTTTCGTCCCAGGCGGAATCGGTACGCGTGCATTGCAAACCGATGCCGCCTTTCTCGAATGGCTCCGCTCGTTTCCCTCCACGCAGTTGGCCACCTCCCGTATGTACGGACGCATTGCTGCTGGGAGCGGCGGGGTTCCTGGAGGGGAAGCGGGCAACGACGCATGCCACGGCGCTAAACGAGCTCACGCCATATTGTGCCACCGTGGTGCAGGACCGCATCGTCGACGAGGGGAATGTGGTGACCGCCGGTGGGGTCGCCTCCTCCATCGATCTCGGCCTGCACATCGTTGAGCGTTTGGCCGGGCCAGAAGCACGGGCACGGATCGCCACACAAATGGCCTATCCGTACTGA
- a CDS encoding DNA repair protein (MaGe:77310427), whose protein sequence is MTYVLWTIGHSTRPLEAFLSLLNAYGIQQLIDVRTIPRSRYNPQFNRETLATSLADTAIAYHHATQLGGLRKPQKDSINLGWRNKSFRGYADYMQTSEFWRALDDLIAAGRSPQTAIMCAEAVPWRCHRSLIADALVTRDWEVRHIMTETKADRHQLTRFARVENGALYYPEPEEDLPLFL, encoded by the coding sequence ATGACGTATGTTCTGTGGACCATCGGCCATTCAACAAGACCGCTGGAAGCATTTTTATCGTTACTGAATGCATATGGCATTCAGCAACTGATCGACGTGCGTACGATTCCACGTTCACGGTACAATCCGCAGTTCAATCGTGAGACGCTGGCAACCTCCTTGGCCGACACGGCCATCGCCTACCACCATGCCACCCAGCTCGGTGGACTGCGCAAACCCCAAAAGGATTCGATCAATCTCGGATGGCGAAATAAAAGTTTTCGCGGCTACGCGGATTATATGCAAACAAGCGAGTTCTGGAGAGCCCTGGACGACTTAATCGCGGCCGGCCGCTCACCCCAGACAGCCATTATGTGCGCGGAAGCGGTTCCTTGGCGCTGCCATCGATCGCTGATTGCAGACGCGCTAGTGACGAGAGACTGGGAAGTTCGACATATCATGACGGAGACGAAAGCGGATCGGCATCAGCTCACGCGGTTTGCCAGAGTGGAGAACGGCGCGCTGTATTATCCAGAGCCTGAGGAGGACCTGCCCTTATTCCTATAA
- a CDS encoding conserved exported protein of unknown function (Evidence 4 : Unknown function but conserved in other organisms; MaGe:77310431), producing the protein MNRTMLACALIVLPLLLGAAQQKELLIENRTGYPVDVLYIVEGKTGYTKHATIEAGAIMAQPVTSNRTWYFRVLTDGIIGQYTTSADEKQRVILDQDVLDAAGIPAAPQLRQDTSGITGSLTPQPMSAPTFTKPSVEPTPLPPKSEPVAQKAPPRGALVAWYDGAPPEARAITTNKTTFLNVGENGLVSEVSSSKGNEAKTTAAFMLKSVPGKKDTYRLQNVYYLDSYLYLDPHATEHAPVRCGPEGETLPTGEWRVEKGQYFYHIVNAAIPGLRIGVRNGSAVASAKTYGMDIPPQLANADLSDAEKKKLAFDMADTTAYNAGDAFVLFDVKSFRSLLQLVPALEQWGKNLEAFEKERKTSLEAAKKAEAEAKARDKERRRLAADPQVMHPFGSDSVAIRPGIGPVLETKEGYKVIKYKFAPDHSTPYLTADLRTSSNPSQNQKMNLYIHPEIAAWVQDGELYIGIDTSNETRIDLRYGSKPSTDMATDGNFYVGNVRMNIMPLEAKEVMMYPATENREVSAGSSSDLSKSINVSAEEILGADISESKGSNFNFQAREYEVSGGRGPADDESFGSIQYDWHGCGLADKTKTTKNCTYATPVDLFDKETLSLREIPKIAQSMSGLQTRTVLKTRIPVEGLSDRQFISIDVAVQLHMAKVVRSTKKNTKNKGWNDFKAGFTYLFRPDLWDFDKSFEDQQIIKEALYKPVGFTYDTTLKLQLWIQIEDLKPFMKK; encoded by the coding sequence ATGAATAGAACGATGCTTGCCTGTGCTCTGATAGTGCTTCCTCTCTTACTTGGGGCGGCTCAGCAAAAGGAGTTACTGATAGAGAATCGCACGGGGTATCCCGTGGATGTGCTCTACATCGTCGAGGGTAAAACCGGCTATACGAAGCACGCGACGATTGAGGCGGGCGCCATCATGGCGCAACCGGTCACGTCGAACCGCACGTGGTATTTCAGAGTGCTGACGGATGGAATCATCGGCCAATACACCACCAGCGCCGATGAAAAACAGCGGGTGATACTCGACCAGGACGTCCTGGATGCCGCCGGTATCCCCGCAGCCCCTCAACTGCGGCAGGACACAAGCGGCATCACCGGCAGTCTCACGCCGCAACCCATGTCAGCCCCGACCTTTACCAAGCCGTCCGTTGAGCCGACACCGCTGCCTCCCAAGTCAGAACCGGTGGCTCAGAAAGCGCCTCCGCGTGGAGCATTGGTGGCCTGGTACGACGGCGCGCCGCCGGAGGCGCGGGCCATCACCACGAACAAGACGACATTTCTGAACGTCGGCGAGAATGGGCTGGTCAGTGAGGTGTCCTCCTCGAAAGGCAACGAGGCGAAAACCACCGCCGCCTTTATGCTCAAAAGCGTCCCGGGCAAAAAAGATACGTATCGCCTGCAAAATGTCTATTACCTGGACAGCTACCTCTACCTCGATCCCCATGCCACGGAACATGCCCCGGTCCGTTGCGGCCCGGAAGGCGAGACCTTGCCTACCGGCGAATGGCGTGTCGAAAAGGGCCAATATTTTTACCACATCGTGAATGCCGCAATCCCGGGCCTACGCATCGGGGTGCGAAACGGATCGGCTGTGGCCAGCGCGAAAACGTACGGCATGGACATTCCTCCTCAACTCGCCAACGCGGACCTTTCGGATGCGGAGAAGAAAAAACTAGCGTTCGATATGGCCGACACCACGGCGTATAACGCGGGCGATGCTTTTGTCCTGTTTGATGTCAAGAGCTTCCGGTCACTGCTCCAGTTGGTGCCGGCATTGGAGCAATGGGGCAAGAACCTGGAGGCCTTCGAGAAAGAACGCAAGACCAGTCTCGAGGCGGCCAAAAAAGCGGAGGCGGAGGCCAAAGCGCGCGACAAGGAACGTCGCCGGCTTGCTGCCGATCCGCAAGTCATGCATCCCTTTGGATCGGATAGCGTGGCGATTCGCCCAGGTATTGGGCCCGTTTTGGAGACGAAGGAAGGGTATAAGGTGATCAAGTATAAATTTGCGCCAGATCACAGCACCCCCTACCTGACTGCGGATCTTCGAACATCCTCTAACCCAAGCCAAAACCAGAAAATGAATTTGTACATTCATCCTGAAATCGCGGCCTGGGTTCAGGATGGGGAACTCTACATCGGCATCGACACGAGTAATGAAACCAGAATCGACCTGCGGTACGGCTCCAAACCCAGCACCGATATGGCCACCGATGGCAACTTTTACGTCGGGAATGTGCGGATGAACATTATGCCGTTGGAAGCCAAGGAAGTGATGATGTACCCCGCGACAGAGAACAGAGAGGTCAGCGCGGGGTCAAGTTCGGACTTGAGCAAATCGATCAATGTCTCGGCGGAAGAAATCTTGGGCGCCGATATCTCCGAGTCCAAGGGATCCAACTTCAACTTTCAGGCACGGGAATACGAGGTGAGCGGCGGGCGCGGCCCCGCGGACGACGAATCCTTCGGTTCCATACAATACGACTGGCATGGGTGTGGCCTCGCCGATAAAACCAAGACGACCAAGAACTGCACGTATGCAACGCCCGTCGATCTCTTCGATAAGGAAACCCTCAGCCTGCGAGAGATTCCGAAGATTGCCCAGTCTATGAGCGGGCTTCAGACGCGGACGGTGCTGAAGACCCGGATACCCGTGGAGGGGCTCAGTGATCGCCAGTTTATAAGCATCGATGTGGCCGTTCAACTCCACATGGCGAAAGTGGTCCGCAGTACCAAGAAAAACACGAAAAACAAGGGTTGGAACGATTTTAAGGCTGGCTTCACGTACCTCTTTAGGCCGGACCTCTGGGACTTTGACAAGTCCTTTGAGGACCAGCAGATCATCAAGGAAGCCTTATATAAGCCAGTTGGCTTTACGTATGACACCACTCTCAAGCTTCAGCTCTGGATCCAGATCGAAGACCTGAAGCCGTTCATGAAAAAATAA
- a CDS encoding conserved exported protein of unknown function (Evidence 4 : Unknown function but conserved in other organisms; MaGe:77310432): protein MKFTTLRNVTLALLFALLADAAYAGSSGPSPAQRENRRDNNDDQEQQGRPTPRGGVQVLPQEHGGVDLDQFNRRPGNQQNRNEADADTRNNQGARPTIPTDGDPAAGLVPNAGPAAGNTNGPAAQPNQGKVRQLQQQLNLEQKVGKTPQAQPRQLGDANQQAAPPPQNRNEGNVDTRNNPVAGSAVQPHQGQGQQQRIQQLPNANQPPTPQGLGVGNQGATPQNLQDRNRANADARNHPIGGPAAQPPNATPAQVSTDIFDPYTKPTIQYEGDVLFDENEPYLAEDGTLNGRLVGEYLAGGATSRVHKSSDPKLVKKIISLNWANAEKAGATITEQNVGRTMLQGLQLATHSTLFRVAERHEQAVISARNDKKEYRFVFNREDNIASEVYERYAGESNPKGKAPLPIKDASGQPITVSNAEKRAEKRDQARKGKNENDDASPLTDLEELTINLIIRTLNDNGLVWTDHKLANLDIVRNEHSPTGYQVVFFDFDGFRRVKGSTEAVQAEAARDIQKAFDNPALPNLNIPRDRGWNMMDNRVKQAYRKHYSDECKEIEAKGGNIPLDLGFNKTAFQGQPVRTLASPPANLNRSNYLYFNGLSEQAFKDTVATINDRYKLKIEFSPNNPIKSITIPTLRDVQP, encoded by the coding sequence ATGAAATTCACCACGCTTCGCAATGTGACCCTGGCGCTTCTGTTCGCATTGCTGGCTGATGCAGCCTATGCCGGCAGCAGCGGCCCGTCCCCCGCGCAGCGAGAAAACCGCCGGGACAATAACGACGACCAAGAGCAGCAGGGTCGGCCAACGCCTCGAGGTGGCGTCCAGGTATTGCCTCAGGAGCATGGCGGGGTCGACCTCGATCAGTTCAACCGACGCCCAGGGAATCAGCAGAATCGAAATGAGGCGGATGCCGACACTCGGAATAATCAGGGAGCCAGGCCTACGATTCCGACGGATGGCGATCCTGCCGCCGGTCTTGTGCCAAACGCAGGTCCAGCAGCTGGAAATACCAACGGTCCTGCGGCTCAGCCCAATCAAGGGAAGGTGCGGCAGCTGCAACAGCAGCTGAATCTAGAGCAGAAAGTGGGGAAAACCCCGCAAGCTCAACCTCGGCAACTGGGCGACGCCAATCAGCAGGCAGCGCCGCCTCCGCAGAATCGGAATGAGGGGAATGTAGACACTCGGAATAATCCGGTCGCCGGGTCTGCGGTCCAACCCCATCAAGGGCAGGGGCAGCAGCAGAGAATTCAGCAACTGCCGAACGCCAATCAGCCGCCTACCCCTCAAGGACTGGGTGTTGGTAATCAGGGGGCAACGCCACAGAACCTGCAGGATCGAAATAGGGCGAATGCCGACGCGCGGAATCATCCGATAGGCGGGCCTGCGGCTCAGCCACCGAATGCGACACCGGCTCAAGTTTCTACAGACATCTTCGATCCGTATACCAAACCAACAATTCAATACGAAGGCGACGTGTTGTTTGACGAGAACGAACCGTATCTCGCCGAGGATGGTACGCTCAATGGGAGACTAGTCGGAGAATACCTTGCCGGGGGAGCCACTTCCAGAGTGCATAAAAGCAGTGACCCTAAACTCGTGAAGAAAATCATCAGCCTGAATTGGGCGAATGCTGAAAAGGCCGGCGCCACCATCACAGAGCAGAACGTTGGTCGCACGATGCTTCAGGGGCTCCAACTCGCTACACACTCTACGCTCTTTCGTGTTGCCGAACGGCACGAGCAAGCGGTTATTTCCGCCAGGAATGACAAGAAAGAATACCGTTTTGTGTTCAATCGCGAGGACAACATCGCGTCCGAGGTGTATGAGAGATATGCTGGCGAGAGCAACCCTAAGGGCAAAGCTCCCCTTCCAATTAAGGACGCCTCCGGTCAGCCAATAACAGTCAGCAATGCCGAGAAGCGCGCAGAGAAACGCGATCAAGCAAGGAAGGGAAAAAATGAAAACGATGATGCTTCGCCGCTGACCGATCTTGAGGAACTGACCATTAATCTCATCATCCGCACGCTGAACGATAACGGTCTTGTCTGGACTGACCATAAGTTGGCAAACCTGGACATCGTTCGCAACGAGCACTCGCCTACAGGGTATCAGGTGGTTTTCTTCGATTTCGACGGATTCAGGCGGGTGAAAGGCAGCACCGAAGCAGTGCAGGCCGAGGCAGCCCGTGACATCCAGAAAGCCTTCGATAATCCAGCACTACCTAATCTCAATATACCGAGGGATCGAGGTTGGAACATGATGGATAATCGTGTGAAGCAAGCCTACCGGAAGCATTACTCTGATGAGTGTAAAGAGATCGAAGCGAAAGGAGGCAATATCCCTCTTGATCTGGGCTTTAACAAAACCGCCTTCCAGGGCCAGCCCGTGAGGACGTTAGCCTCCCCTCCCGCCAATTTGAATCGCAGCAATTACCTCTACTTTAACGGTCTTAGCGAACAAGCATTCAAAGATACTGTCGCCACAATTAACGACAGATATAAGCTCAAGATTGAATTCAGTCCCAATAATCCAATCAAGTCCATAACCATCCCAACCCTGCGCGATGTGCAACCCTGA
- a CDS encoding hypothetical protein (Evidence 5 : Unknown function; MaGe:77310434), translating into MNAGQRPAVELARLTRELAQVTEERDILKKAARYFAREST; encoded by the coding sequence TTGAATGCCGGGCAACGCCCGGCGGTCGAGCTGGCCCGCCTCACGCGGGAACTGGCGCAGGTCACTGAGGAGCGCGATATTTTAAAAAAAGCCGCCCGGTACTTCGCGAGGGAGTCCACGTGA
- a CDS encoding hypothetical protein (Evidence 5 : Unknown function; MaGe:77310435) yields the protein MAGAPSECLIADDQRLLPVLRNLLSPIYGLSEQAFKKTVADKNKQYGLTIEFDPKYPINLKTIPTLRNMQP from the coding sequence GTGGCGGGAGCGCCCAGTGAGTGCCTGATCGCCGACGATCAGCGGCTGCTCCCCGTCTTGCGCAATCTCCTATCTCCAATTTACGGTCTTAGTGAACAAGCATTCAAAAAGACAGTCGCTGACAAGAACAAACAGTATGGACTCACTATTGAATTCGACCCCAAGTATCCAATCAACCTCAAAACCATCCCAACTCTGCGCAATATGCAACCCTGA
- a CDS encoding hypothetical protein (Evidence 5 : Unknown function; MaGe:77310430), with protein MSNCAGKKMREAGETVERGQMNAALIVFNSMTALDFVGFYDPVTRLKRMEIMPQFRWTICARTPTVTDDRGLTFVADSVGESLAAYDLLFVPGGIGTRALQTDAAFLEWLRSFPSTQLATSRMYGRIAAGSGGVPGGEAGNDACHGAKRAHAILCHRGAGPHRRRGECGDRRWGRLLHRSRPAHR; from the coding sequence ATGAGCAATTGCGCTGGCAAGAAAATGAGAGAGGCAGGAGAAACGGTCGAGAGAGGTCAAATGAATGCTGCCCTGATTGTGTTCAATAGCATGACTGCATTGGACTTCGTGGGGTTTTACGATCCCGTCACGAGACTGAAGCGCATGGAGATCATGCCTCAGTTTAGGTGGACAATCTGCGCACGGACGCCAACTGTCACCGACGATCGTGGACTCACGTTTGTGGCCGACAGCGTCGGAGAATCGTTAGCAGCCTATGATCTGCTTTTCGTCCCAGGCGGAATCGGTACGCGTGCATTGCAAACCGATGCCGCCTTTCTCGAATGGCTCCGCTCGTTTCCCTCCACGCAGTTGGCCACCTCCCGTATGTACGGACGCATTGCTGCTGGGAGCGGCGGGGTTCCTGGAGGGGAAGCGGGCAACGACGCATGCCACGGCGCTAAACGAGCTCACGCCATATTGTGCCACCGTGGTGCAGGACCGCATCGTCGACGAGGGGAATGTGGTGACCGCCGGTGGGGTCGCCTCCTCCATCGATCTCGGCCTGCACATCGTTGA
- a CDS encoding hypothetical protein (Evidence 5 : Unknown function; MaGe:77310433): MFDRLRAHLAQTGSTFYELHDCRWRRGQFCRSTDIDVRPVPMRQLCSDLLAGIRMIGLLMPLLVLTSAVSVQAGTAEGNVAAGSSAITGLTATVVTYAGGEFKRQVEPGVVKWIETTTDGREFQFNETGRDEHYINLRDDSRQYTVQLHLQKRQIFIAAGKRPLFEDLKFLYTITDVSALVVDGLTVTEVTYKEGKFQRRSRIISLGVVPSISVPIWVETTTSGREFQFDETGRNEHYITLRDDSRQYTVQFHLQKRQILIAREKNPSPENLKFLYEITNTSAIVSPPAGLRLAQYIIAHRCNEGDWVKNVVNEHGVNGIEADFRYAHNEWNLAHDNIAGTFLPLDTWLADASTVASKLALLHVDIKSPEGPLDNLYDRLRAKFPGVGLIFDFGAVSNGQYLDKIEERILSDPLAVAAFGFDDSPTKVMEFFRKRGFPLHKYWYEIGLAAGFVGSQTEADWAKQTILMRKAGFGPRVVVWTYEKEASVKAWLDDEVDAILVNSSSCYGRTSALVSDADVHVKNAKAKGKYGKPGENPFQ; this comes from the coding sequence ATGTTTGATCGTCTGCGTGCTCATCTTGCCCAAACCGGTTCGACTTTCTATGAGTTGCATGACTGCCGATGGCGACGTGGCCAATTCTGCCGGAGTACGGATATCGATGTGCGACCTGTGCCCATGCGACAGCTCTGCTCAGACCTCCTTGCCGGCATCCGGATGATCGGGCTCCTCATGCCGCTGCTCGTTCTAACATCAGCGGTGAGTGTCCAGGCTGGGACGGCAGAGGGGAACGTCGCGGCCGGCTCATCGGCGATCACTGGTCTCACGGCGACGGTGGTGACGTATGCGGGAGGAGAATTCAAACGCCAAGTTGAACCTGGGGTCGTCAAATGGATCGAGACGACCACCGACGGGCGTGAGTTTCAGTTCAACGAGACGGGGCGGGACGAACACTACATTAATCTTCGAGACGACTCACGCCAGTATACCGTGCAGCTTCATTTGCAGAAACGTCAAATTTTCATCGCGGCAGGGAAACGCCCGCTGTTCGAAGATCTCAAATTTTTGTACACCATCACGGACGTCTCCGCGTTGGTGGTCGATGGTCTCACGGTCACGGAGGTGACGTACAAGGAGGGGAAATTTCAACGTCGGAGCCGGATCATCTCGTTGGGAGTGGTGCCTTCGATATCAGTGCCAATCTGGGTCGAGACGACCACCAGCGGGCGCGAGTTTCAGTTCGACGAGACGGGGCGGAACGAACACTACATTACGCTGCGAGACGACTCACGTCAGTATACCGTGCAGTTCCATCTTCAGAAACGCCAGATTTTGATCGCACGTGAGAAAAACCCAAGCCCTGAAAACCTCAAATTCTTATACGAGATTACGAACACCTCGGCCATCGTTTCTCCCCCAGCAGGATTGAGACTCGCACAGTATATTATCGCTCACCGTTGCAACGAGGGCGATTGGGTGAAGAACGTTGTGAATGAACATGGTGTCAATGGAATCGAGGCGGATTTCAGGTATGCCCACAATGAGTGGAATCTTGCGCACGACAACATTGCCGGTACGTTCCTTCCATTAGATACGTGGCTGGCTGACGCCAGCACGGTTGCTTCAAAGCTTGCCCTCCTGCACGTTGATATTAAATCGCCTGAGGGTCCGTTGGACAACTTGTATGATCGACTTCGAGCCAAATTTCCAGGCGTCGGTCTGATTTTTGATTTCGGAGCGGTGAGCAATGGACAGTATCTTGACAAGATTGAAGAGAGAATTTTGAGTGATCCCCTGGCTGTGGCGGCCTTTGGGTTCGATGATTCGCCGACCAAAGTGATGGAGTTTTTTAGAAAGAGAGGCTTCCCGCTGCATAAATATTGGTACGAAATTGGCCTGGCGGCTGGATTTGTCGGAAGTCAGACAGAGGCGGACTGGGCGAAACAGACCATTCTCATGCGCAAGGCTGGTTTTGGCCCGAGGGTGGTGGTTTGGACGTATGAAAAAGAAGCGAGTGTCAAAGCATGGCTTGACGATGAGGTGGATGCCATTCTGGTCAACTCAAGTTCTTGTTACGGACGTACCAGCGCACTTGTTTCAGATGCCGATGTGCATGTGAAGAATGCCAAAGCAAAAGGAAAGTACGGCAAACCCGGTGAGAATCCATTCCAATGA